A genomic stretch from Plasmodium brasilianum strain Bolivian I chromosome 9, whole genome shotgun sequence includes:
- a CDS encoding leucine-rich repeat protein — MPSLTPAHVSKQYIRRKRSTKMDERKKLKINNLFTTVNLNNKKQVINRSADNDGRINIDKEKKKSIWSLFSKVDDPFEEKKDADSVTDKEYNSKATPDKIYGDKATSDKIYGDKATTDKIYGDRATTDKIYGDRATTDKIYGDKATSDKIYGDKATSDKIYGDKATSDKIYGDKATTDRPNDDIFFTPRNAPQKKEETPRSLSQGLFKNMQENYDIKKEIENISNSFKRKNNILLSEKTDDSLLSNILSAKRIKTNKTKTEDNSSSYNSYKEFFLRVTNHNLKENDEKKKVVSDNLVNNKICYKIKDDNVLSRIKKENKQNLGDLEEKNRNTTLCNYKVDDDSITSGKGLGKTCPTTSDGEKKNMYTCIIKKKNICVPVNVVNENKNKKNNNNIKKLQNCFSKNDKFDIFNHIGDDVFRYILSNVKNKNMLLLNRRFCYIIRFLRLKLIYDESLKNTIPPESIIKTIYASENIEILDLSGCAHITSHHFNLLCNSNNIKFNKTLKILCLKNCNKICDSSLKALLHRFRNLKVVDIRNCYKISHEGIYPLKFRSTLTKLYIGNISASSLTNYHSNDSLRVLFGNSTNGSMAYGSSHDNKNNNSDYILLDTVLKNLVCFEITNAKQLNDISYLYMIAKNLKIFNLSGCNIDDSASIFFKSFTNLIALNLADTKISNEVMKTVVSCSKKLRILDISKTFEMDNNTILQISRNLTNLRKIKLSSLQDLTAIDFSSCWKVNNSFCSANGLHVASGCKLKDVGAYQCSIDRKVCEELKLFETSIYTDINSLEHAD; from the exons ATGCCTTCTCTTACGCCTGCCCATGTTAGCAAGCAGTACATACGAAGAAAAAGGAGCACTAAAATGgatgaaaggaaaaaattgaaaatcaataatttatttacaactgttaacttaaataataaaaagcaGGTAATAAATAGAAGTGCAGATAATGATGGAAGGATAAACAtagataaggaaaaaaaaaagagcatatGGTCTTTGTTTTCGAAAGTTGACGACCCGTTCGAGGAAAAGAAAGATGCAGACAGTGTAACTGATAAGGAGTATAACAGTAAGGCTACTCCTGATAAGATATATGGTGATAAGGCTACTTCTGATAAGATATATGGTGATAAGGCTACTACTGATAAGATATATGGTGATAGGGCTACTACTGATAAGATATATGGTGATAGGGCTACTACTGATAAGATATATGGTGATAAGGCTACTTCTGATAAGATATATGGTGATAAGGCTACTTCTGATAAGATATATGGTGATAAGGCTACTTCTGATAAGATATATGGTGATAAGGCTACTACTGATAGGCCAAATGACgacattttttttacgcCAAGAAATGCGCCCcaaaaaaaggaggaaacCCCCAGAAGCTTAAGTCAAggcttatttaaaaatatgcaagagaattatgatattaaaaaagaaatagagaACATTTCAAACAGCTTTAAAcgtaaaaacaatatattattgtcAGAGAAAACAGATGATAGCCTGTTAAGTAATATACTATCAGCTAAgagaataaaaacaaataaaactaaaacaGAGGATAATTCGTCATCGTACAACTCatataaagaattttttttaagagtTACTAATCATAATCTCaaagaaaatgatgaaaagaaaaaagtggTATCCGACAATTTGGTAAATAACAAGATATgctacaaaataaaagatgatAATGTTCTTAGTAGAATAAAGAAAGAAAACAAGCAAAATCTCGGTGATCTTGAAGAGAAGAATAGAAATACTACCTTGTGTAATTACAAAGTGGATGATGATAGTATTACCTCGGGTAAAGGGCTAGGCAAAACATGCCCAACAACATCCGAtggagagaaaaaaaatatgtacacatgcataataaaaaagaaaaatatatgtgttcCTGTGAATGtagtaaatgaaaataaaaataaaaaaaataataataatataaaaaaactacAGAACTGTTTtagtaaaaatgataaatttgATATATTCAATCACATAGGAGATGATGTGTTCAGGTATATTTTGtcaaatgtaaaaaataaaaatatgttattattaaatagaagattttgttatattattcgTTTCTTACGTTTAAAATTGATATATGATGagtctttaaaaaatactataCCCCCtgaaagtataataaaaacaatatatgcCTCTGAGAATATTGAAATATTAGACTTATCAGGATGTGCACACATAACGTCTCatcattttaatttactttGTAACTCTAATAATatcaaatttaataaaactttaaaaattttatgtttaaaaaattgtaataaaatatgtgatTCTAGCTTAAAAGCACTTTTACATAGATTCAGGAATTTAAAAGTAGTTGATATACGTAATTGTTATAAAATTAGTCATGAGGGAATATACCCTTTAAAATTTAGATCAACCTTAACTAAGTTGTACATTGGAAATATATCAGCGTCTAGTTTGACAAATTATCATTCCAATGACTCCCTAAGGGTATTGTTTGGGAATAGCACTAATGGGAGTATGGCTTATGGGAGTAGCCATGACAACAAGAACAATAACAGTGACTACATACTTCTAGACACAGTTCTGAAAAATTTAGTATGCTTCGAAATTACGAATGCAAAGCAGCTGAATGATATTTCTTACTTATATATGATAgcgaaaaatttaaaaatttttaacctAAGTGGATGCAACATTGATGATTCcgcttctattttttttaaaagttttacAAACCTCATAGCTCTCAATTTGGCTGATACGAAAATATCAAATGAGGTGATGAAAACAGTAGTTAGCTGTTCAAAGAAATTGAGGATATTAGACATTTCCAAAACATTCGAAATGGATAACAATACGATTTTACAAATTTCGAGGAATCTCACGAATTTACGAAAAATTAAACTATCTTCATTgca GGATTTAACAGCTATTGACTTCTCAAGTTGTTGGAAGGTCAATAACTCTTTCTGCAGTGCAAATGGGTTACATGTAGCATCAG GGTGTAAACTGAAAGACGTGGGGGCGTATCAGTGCTCCATCGATAGGAAGGTTTGCGAG GAGTTGAAATTGTTTGAGACATCAATATATACGGACATTAATTCCCTCGAGCACGCAGATTAA
- a CDS encoding RING zinc finger protein, giving the protein MNEQEEETNSDLEKEEGNTKKEDTKKIDSNKHISICNDKKQDEVGKMVSEVKKKKDRDQASQNDNTNTYDNMSELSNTYEDAKENESEILNKNINSGNINMENISVNNINMYIINRGATNGVSTNGVIANDDKCVNWGDKDHMVEILGQGEAKSNVLRNRFLKEKGGTNKDSNNDGNNSSGRKGIGENDQADVCASINNSSSSNRGERGEQSNTNAEQIPSDMECAICMKLLIIPVTIPCGHNFCRDCLEKAKEYKNSCPLCRSPMGDKKNINILLSELIKEKYPLTYAKRLEEIEILKREQEKKIWKERIDAIKNSSIIPVFKVPLAFGPYFPGEVFDINIYNKKFIDLIELISNEGTFAIASPCKDKNDDDKMYGIHVRILEQNSTNQFFNIKCVANFRVILYNIIHFHQYDNYIAHHSPLFDENVRVKLLEYSLLGVIPLSSSVANSTDDDKDCMPRRDNIIDVGKERVKALKNLLNTIEVEDDINSISSYYDEYKNIMNSADDSITEYINLYNAVKYYSCVIFSRICLLCIKYQLNRFGNAGIRLFNTKFRNIKLTSSEPSNEELENFSYSLSSAIISRSILKWRWFTMTNTSERLESITQYFLKKKNKSILALDNSRSPLIHRLFIIRQVKDIRYKLVFVFINQSFIKLHRNIFPTIMVLNNCDKKERREMNE; this is encoded by the exons ATGAATGAACAGGAGGAAGAAACGAACTCAGATTTGGAAAAAGAGGAGGGAAATACTAAAAAGGAAGATACCAAAAAGATTGATAGTAATAAACATATCAGTATATGTAATGATAAGAAGCAAGATGAAGTAGGCAAAATGGTGAGCGaggtaaaaaagaaaaaggacaGGGATCAAGCAAGTCAAAATGATAATACAAACACTTATGACAATATGAGCGAACTTTCGAATACGTACGAGGAtgcaaaagaaaatgaaagtgaaattttgaataaaaatataaacagtggtaatattaatatggaGAACATCAGCGTGAACAATATTAACATGTACATTATTAACAGGGGTGCTACAAACGGAGTTAGCACAAACGGGGTTATAGCAAACGATGATAAATGCGTTAACTGGGGGGATAAGGACCATATGGTTGAAATTTTAGGACAAGGGGAAGCAAAAAGTAATGTATTGCGCAATcgatttttaaaagaaaaaggtgGTACCAATAAGGATAGTAATAATGATGGTAATAACAGCAGTGGTAGGAAAGGGATAGGTGAAAATGATCAAGCGGACGTGTGCGCTAGTAtcaataatagtagtagcagtaacaGAGGGGAAAGAGGGGAGCAGAGCAACACGAACGCAGAGCAGATTCCGTCGGATATGGAGTGTGCGATATGTATGAAACTTTTAATTATTCCTGTAACTATACCATGTGGTCATAATTTTTGTAGAGATTGTTTAGAAAAAGCAAAGGAGTATAAGAACTCGTGTCCTTTATGTAGATCACCTATGggtgataaaaaaaatattaacattttgctatcagaattaataaaagaaaaatatccTTTAACATATGCAAAAAGATTGGAAGaaattgaaatattaaaaagagagcaagaaaaaaaaatttggaaagAGAGAATTGATGCTATTAAAAATTCATCTATCATCCCTGTATTCAAAGTCCCATTAGCATTTGGACCATACTTTCCAGGAGAAGTTTTcgatataaatatttataataaaaaatttatagatCTTATTGAATTAATATCTAATGAAGGTACCTTTGCCATTGCATCACCAtgtaaagataaaaatgatgatgataaaaTGTATGGTATTCATGTTAGAATATTAGAACAAAATAGTACTAATcagttttttaatataaaatgtgtaGCAAATTTCAgagttatattatataatataattcattttcatcAATATGACAATTATATTGCACATCATTCTCCTTTATTTGATGAAAATGTACGAGTAAAATTATTAGAGTATAGTTTGCTTGGGGTGATACCATTATCTTCATCAGTTGCTAACAGTACAGATGATGATAAGGATTGTATGCCACGTAGAGATAATATAATAGACGTTGGAAAGGAAAGAGTGAAAGCTCTAAAAAATCTATTAAATACTATAGAGGTCGAGGATGATATCAATTCTATTTCGTCTTATTATGAtgagtataaaaatataatgaatagtGCAGATGATAGTATAACTGAATATATTAATCTATACAATGCTGTAAAGTATTATTCTTGTGTTATATTTTCAAGGATTTGTTTACTGTGTATAAAATATCAACTGAATCGATTTGGAAATGCAGGTATTCGCTTATTTAATACtaaatttagaaatattaaacTTACTTCATCTGAGCCATCAAACGAAGaattagaaaatttttcCTATTCATTAAGTAGTGCAATCATATCAAGATCTATTCTTAAATGGAGATGGTTTACAATGACAAATACTAGTGAACGATTAGAAAGTATAAcacaatattttttgaaaaaaaaaaataaaagtatctTAGCCCTTGACAATTCGCGCTCACCACTTATCCATAGGCTTTTTAT cATAAGACAGGTGAAAGATATAAGATATAAACTTGTGTTTGTGTTTATTAATCAAAGTTTTATTAAACTtcatagaaatatttttcctaCCATTATGGTGTTAAATAACTGTGATAAAAAGGAGCGAAGGGAAATGaacgaataa
- a CDS encoding eukaryotic peptide chain release factor GTP-binding subunit produces MNIIKIIKMNNVPFNFNANAPSYYPGMLYKAEEANEAKENEIEQVLNISDNIEDTNVNDIEDKISKITLNSDESKEDIEELQEERIQEKKSTMVEVDSRHHLNLIFIGHVDAGKSTACGNILYILGYVDDRTIEKYEREAKEKNRESWFLAFIMDINEEERQKGKTVEVGRAHFETKDRRFTILDAPGHKNFIPNMISGAAQADVGVLIVSARKGEFETGFERGGQTREHTLLARTLGINQLIVAINKMDDPTCNWSEGRYDDIQKKITPFIKSCGYNINKDVYFVPISGLTGQNLSEHVSDKNSKLHDPRASWYDLSKPTLFQILNTLPPPPWDEKGPLRIPLLEGYKDNGIIAVGKIESGTIYGNNMSCTIMPNKVKVKVLNVYLEEDEVPYAKPGENVRVKLLGVEEDQISKGFVLCDSINLCSVVHEFIGRVAIVELLEHKPIITAGYFCIFHAHTTCEEIQFVEMLEVIDKKSKKKKIKPKFIKSDCIVTAHFLLSNPVCVEVYDKLPQLGRFTLRDQGKTIAIGKILELKA; encoded by the exons atgaatattataaaaattataaaa ATGAATAATGTTCCTTTCAACTTCAATGCAAATGCCCCTTCGTACTACCCGGGAATGTTGTACAAAGCAGAAGAAGCGAACGAGGCAAAAGAGAATGAAATAGAACAAGTATTAAACATTTCAGATAATATAGAGGATACAAATGTAAACGATATAGAGGATAAGATAAGTAAAATAACACTGAATAGTGATGAGTCTAAAGAAGATATAGAAGAGTTACAGGAAGAAAGGatacaagaaaaaaagagtacTATGGTAGAAGTAGATTCAAGGCATCACttaaacttaatttttattggACATGTTGATGCAGGAAAGTCAACGGCTTGtggtaatatattatatatattaggatATGTTGATGATAGAActatagaaaaatatgaaagagaagcaaaggaaaaaaatagggAGAGCTGGTTTTTAGCATTTATTATGGATATTAATGAAGAAGAGagacaaaaaggaaaaactgTAGAAGTAGGAAGAGCACATTTTGAAACAAAGGACAGAAGATTTACAATTCTTGATGCTCCGggacataaaaattttattccaAATATGATTAGTGGTGCTGCTCAAGCTGATGTTGGTGTTTTAATTGTTTCCGCACGAAAGGGAGAATTTGAAACGGGTTTCGAGAGGGGTGGGCAAACCAGGGAGCACACGCTACTTGCCAGAACCTTAG GCATAAATCAACTAATAGTGGCAATAAACAAAATGGATGATCCAACGTGCAACTGGAGTGAAGGAAGATATGatgatatacaaaaaaagataactccttttataaaatcatgtgggtataatataaataaagatgTATATTTCGTTCCCATTTCTGGCTTAACAGGTCAGAATTTATCTGAACATGTGTCTGATAAAAATTCCAAATTACATGATCCAAGAGCTAGCTGGTATGATTTATCAAAACCTActttatttcaaattttaaatacattacCTCCCCCACCATGGGATGAAAAAGGACCTTTAAGGATTCCATTATTAGAAGGATATAAAGACAACGGAATTATAGCAGTTGGAAAAATTGAGTCAGGCACAATATATGGTAATAATATGAGTTGTACAATAATGCCAAATAAAGTTAAAGTAAAAGTTTTGAATGTATATTTAGAAGAGGATGAAGTGCCATATGCAAAACCAGGAGAAAATGTACGTGTAAAATTATTGGGTGTGGAAGAAGATCAAATTAGTAAAGGATTTGTTTTATGTGATTCAATCAATTTATGTTCAGTAGTTCATGAATTTATTGGAAGAGTAGCAATTGTTGAATTACTTGAGCATAAGCCAATAATAACAGCTggatatttttgtattttccaTGCACACACCACTTGTGAAGAAATACAGTTTGTTGAAATGTTAGAGGTTATTGATAAaaaatcgaaaaaaaaaaaaattaaacccaaatttattaaaagtgATTGTATTGTAACTGCACACTTTTTACTTTCAAATCCTGTTTGTGTCGAAGTTTATGACAAGTTACCACAATTGGGAAGATTTACCTTGCGTGATCAGGGAAAAACCATAGCAATTGGAAAGATACTCGAATTAAAGGCCTAA
- a CDS encoding golgi protein 2, producing MNIFSKCVCLYSFISVYVTCLNENNKSNSNNVNNGKTNQNSGDVDLSNLGDLLNAYKGNNNKDNLNNSGSNNNSNNNSNINRNNNSNNSNNSNNSNNSNNSNNSNNINNNNNNNNNNNNNNNNNNNNNNNNNNNNNNNNNNNNNNNNNNNNNNNNNNNNNSSTNNNNLDMLKNVLNSNGSSNANLENLMNLFNSFSNKGNSDHTNDASHNKDNGANGKAAHPLEHLTSLLGNLGGKNSGDGSGGKGSNPMEHLTSLLGNMGGKNSGDGSGGKGSNPMEHLTSFLGNMGGKNSGDGSGGKGSNPMEHLTSLLGNLGGKNSGDGSGGKGSNPMEHLTSLLGNLGGKNSGDGSGGKGSNPMEHLTELLGHLGGKNSGDGSGGKGSNPMEHLTELLGHLGGKNSGDGSGGKGSNPMEHLTSFLGNMGGKNSGDGSGGKGSNPMEHLTSLLGNLGGKNSGDGSGGKGSNPMEHLTSLLGNLGGKNSGDGSGGKGSNPMEHLTELLGHLGGKNSGDGSGGKGSNPLEHLTSLLGNMGGKNSGDGSGGKGSNPMEHLTSLLGNLGGKNSGDGSGGKGSNPMEHLTELLGHLGGKNSGDGSGGKGSNPLEHLTSLLGNMGGKNSGDGSGGKDSNPMEHLTSLLGNLGGKNSGDGSGGKGSNPMEHLTELLGHLGGKNSGDGSGGKGSNPMEHLTELLGHLGGKNSGDGSGGKGSNPLEHLTSLLGNMGGKNSGDGSGGKGSNPLEHLTELLGHLNNNNKDENKSGNNNKVIGDIQSILGKFLNSEKNKNAPFSLDKSVTDGSTKSKESILLEYNKKERDLINELQNLIKKSKENMNNKELNEKNEKLKTFFSSLRDKYNPYSYERKLLDDLISENDIKNKYNIDDSFEKNIFIHEKDDVVYEQMSDAEKEKKTEMFEDINELDDHETVESGSINSNMLRKNKMENASVLRGLISGESDNLHECNCSSHKNKNCIFSYINYSNLEYMLESLDIDVKSMVKEHIDSYKNAKHHFKKSDSFLVPLLPLNVKSNIQNTSKYILRVPRVLFLSTKKAFSTSLDRYFFNLYDVMENQLKWNTYIWGYGFKHYPLFFSKNLHTLLHNYDKQIGSEPFDLIFVHSSFVSNYYNHYFFLKNMPKLTTLIFISDGWDNNVKNTYLNLFPHIFFQNQVNIFEYNPISSIDTAAERRKLHNSLWNKVSNSRTNDIITNKHKKKKEGKKGSSSPGDDTEEETLDKDDPNSGYYNSMNGTNNDYNDDDDDDNKTLWAFLPHAVNPCCFKKFDKCFEVKENEPNNRGGISPTYYYDLARKMGNRHNPSVELSYSLLDLFLPVCTFKDPSSLFNSFTRDIDILYLYNTTSSNYNDFLIQKIMDYIYNKNMNNLKDKIYKYEVDLYYWKVWGLQTTHKLIKNKMKEYYNILQRSKVCVISSKFAGMLNKTVIDAMLNGCVVITDKGHNKDVNKFLVTTRIPYEYYEISDLIYNNENMNSLAANLVEKINTTLDQVNKGKKNTMKIEAFKMVLNTYTYPGVILNWILPTLYFHYNKEKYELINNYFVLPQYFDKVISKSLKTTSAKREKIIANIDLSLQEDLIMNNNEVATWYIIWIVIFVVVLFYIIRNSNILSLIFKQRKLHL from the coding sequence atgaatatttttagtaaatGTGTGtgtttatattcttttatttcagtATATGTAACTTgcttaaatgaaaataataaatcaaatagtaataatgtaAACAATGGTAAAACAAACCAAAACTCGGGTGACGTTGATCTCAGTAATCTTGGAGATCTTTTAAATGCTTataaaggaaataataacaaagacaatttaaataatagtggtagtaataataatagtaataataatagtaatattaatagaaataataatagtaataatagcaataatagtaataatagcaataatagcaataatagtaataatagtaataatattaataataataataataataataataataataataataataataataataataataataataataataataataataataataataataataataataataataataataataataataataataataataataataataataataataataataataatagtagtactaataataataacttgGATATGCTTAAAAACGTATTGAATTCTAATGGCTCATCAAATGctaatttagaaaatttaatgaatCTTTTTAATAGCTTTTCAAATAAGGGCAACAGTGATCATACAAATGATGCAAGTCATAATAAAGATAACGGTGCAAATGGTAAAGCAGCCCATCCACTTGAACATTTAACAAGCTTACTTGGAAATTTAGGAGGTAAAAATAGTGGGGATGGTAGTGGTGGGAAGGGTTCAAATCCTATGGAACATTTAACAAGCTTGCTTGGAAATATGGGAGGTAAAAATAGTGGGGATGGTAGTGGTGGGAAGGGTTCAAATCCTATGGAACATTTAACAAGCTTTCTTGGAAATATGGGAGGTAAAAATAGTGGGGATGGTAGTGGTGGGAAGGGTTCAAATCCGATGGAACATTTAACAAGCTTGCTTGGAAATTTAGGAGGTAAAAATAGTGGGGATGGTAGTGGTGGGAAGGGTTCAAATCCGATGGAACATTTAACAAGCTTGCTTGGAAATTTAGGAGGTAAAAATAGTGGGGATGGTAGTGGCGGGAAGGGCTCAAACCCAATGGAACATTTAACAGAGTTACTCGGGCATCTTGGTGGTAAAAATAGTGGGGATGGTAGTGGTGGGAAGGGCTCAAACCCAATGGAACATTTAACAGAGTTACTCGGGCATCTTGGTGGTAAAAATAGTGGGGATGGTAGTGGTGGGAAGGGTTCAAATCCTATGGAACATTTAACAAGCTTTCTTGGAAATATGGGAGGTAAAAATAGTGGGGATGGTAGTGGTGGGAAGGGTTCAAATCCGATGGAACATTTAACAAGCTTGCTTGGAAATTTAGGAGGTAAAAATAGTGGGGATGGTAGTGGTGGGAAGGGTTCAAATCCGATGGAACATTTAACAAGCTTGCTTGGAAATTTAGGAGGTAAAAATAGTGGGGATGGTAGTGGCGGGAAGGGCTCAAACCCAATGGAACATTTAACAGAGTTACTCGGGCATCTTGGTGGTAAAAATAGTGGGGATGGTAGTGGTGGGAAGGGTTCAAATCCATTGGAGCATTTAACAAGCTTGCTTGGAAATATGGGAGGTAAAAATAGTGGGGATGGTAGTGGTGGGAAGGGTTCAAATCCGATGGAACATTTAACAAGCTTGCTTGGAAATTTAGGAGGTAAAAATAGTGGGGATGGTAGTGGCGGGAAGGGCTCAAACCCAATGGAACATTTAACAGAGTTACTCGGGCATCTTGGTGGTAAAAATAGTGGGGATGGTAGTGGTGGGAAGGGTTCAAATCCATTGGAGCATTTAACAAGCTTGCTTGGAAATATGGGAGGTAAAAATAGTGGGGATGGTAGTGGCGGGAAGGATTCAAATCCTATGGAACATTTAACAAGCTTGCTTGGAAATTTAGGAGGTAAAAATAGTGGGGATGGTAGTGGCGGGAAGGGCTCAAACCCAATGGAACATTTAACAGAGTTACTCGGGCATCTTGGTGGTAAAAATAGTGGGGATGGTAGTGGTGGGAAGGGCTCAAACCCAATGGAACATTTAACAGAGTTACTCGGGCATCTTGGTGGTAAAAATAGTGGGGATGGTAGTGGTGGGAAGGGTTCAAATCCATTGGAGCATTTAACAAGCTTGCTTGGAAATATGGGAGGTAAAAATAGTGGGGATGGTAGTGGTGGGAAGGGTTCAAATCCTTTGGAGCATTTAACAGAGTTGCTCGGACatcttaataataataataaggacGAGAATAAAAGTGGGAACAATAACAAAGTTATAGGTGATATTCAGTCTATATTgggaaaatttttaaactcagaaaaaaataagaatgcTCCTTTTTCATTAGATAAAAGTGTGACAGATGGTTCTACAAAATCAAAAGAATCAATATTATtagaatataacaaaaaggaGAGGGATTTGATAAACGAGTtgcaaaatttaataaaaaaaagtaaggaaaatatgaataataaagaattaaatgagaaaaatgaaaaattgaaaacgTTCTTTTCATCTTTAAGAGACAAGTATAACCCGTATTCATATGAAAGGAAACTTCTGGATGATTTGATCAgtgaaaatgatataaaaaataaatataacatagaTGATAGTtttgaaaagaatatatttatacatgaaAAAGATGATGTAGTATATGAACAGATGAGTGAtgcagaaaaagaaaagaagacaGAGATGTTTGAAGATATAAACGAATTAGACGATCACGAAACAGTGGAAAGTGGGTctattaatagtaatatgttaagaaagaataaaatggaaaatgcGAGTGTCTTAAGAGGGTTGATTAGTGGTGAGAGTGACAATTTACATGAATGTAATTGTTCatcacataaaaataaaaattgcatattttcctatataaattatagtaATTTAGAGTATATGTTAGAAAGTTTGGATATTGATGTAAAATCAATGGTAAAAGAACACATAGATAGTTATAAGAATGCTAAgcatcattttaaaaaatcggACTCATTTCTTGTACCCTTGTTAccattaaatgtaaaatcaAATATACAGAATACTTCtaagtatatattaagaGTTCCTcgtgttttatttttatcaacaAAAAAAGCTTTTTCTACATCATTGGATAGAtactttttcaatttatatgATGTAATGGAAAATCAATTAAAATGGAATACTTATATATGGGGTTATGGTTTTAAACACtatcctttatttttttccaaaaatttaCATACCTTATTACATAACTATGATAAACAAATAGGAAGTGAACCTtttgatttaatttttgttcataGTAGTTTTGTTTCTAATTATTacaatcattatttttttttaaaaaacatgcCCAAATTAACTACACTAATTTTTATAAGTGATGGATGggataataatgtaaaaaacaCATATTTGAATTTGTTTcctcatatattttttcaaaatcaagtaaatatatttgagtATAACCCGATAAGTAGCATTGACACAGCAGCTGAGAGGAGGAAGTTGCATAATAGTTTATGGAATAAAGTATCAAATAGTCGCACAAATGatattataacaaataaacataaaaaaaaaaaagaaggaaaaaagggTTCTTCTTCACCTGGTGACGATACGGAGGAGGAAACGTTAGATAAGGATGATCCGAATAGTGGTTATTACAATAGTATGAATGGTACCAATAATGACtataatgatgatgatgatgatgataacAAAACTTTGTGGGCCTTCTTACCACATGCAGTTAATCCATgctgttttaaaaaatttgataaatGTTTTgaagtaaaagaaaatgaaccAAATAATAGAGGAGGAATAAGTCCTACTTATTATTATGACCTTGCAAGGAAAATGGGAAATAGACATAATCCAAGTGTTGAATTAAGTTATTCATTGttagatttatttttaccagTATGTACTTTTAAAGACCCATCATCACTTTTTAATAGCTTTACAAGAgatattgatatattatatttatataatacaacaTCAAGTAATTACAACGATTTccttattcaaaaaattatggattatatatataataaaaatatgaacaacttaaaagataaaatttataaatatgaggTAGATTTGTATTACTGGAAAGTATGGGGTTTACAAACAACTCATAaacttataaaaaacaaaatgaaagaatattataatattttacaaagaAGTAAAGTATGTGTAATCAGTTCAAAATTTGCTGGtatgttaaataaaacaGTCATTGATGCAATGCTAAATGGATGTGTAGTAATTACAGATAAAGGTCATAATAAAGAtgtaaacaaatttttagtTACTACTCGTATTCCTtatgaatattatgaaatatcAGACTtgatttataataatgaaaatatgaattcTTTAGCTGCTAACCTtgtggaaaaaattaatacaacTCTTGATCAAGTAaataaggggaaaaaaaatacaatgaAAATTGAAGCATTCAAAATGGTTTTAAATACTTATACCTATCCAGGTGTAATATTAAATTGGATACTACctacattatattttcattataataaggaaaaatatgaacttattaataattatttcgtTTTACCACAATATTTTGATAAAGTTATTTCAAAAAGTTTAAAAACAACAAGTGCTAagagagaaaaaattattgccAATATTGATTTGTCTTTGCAGGAAGATCTTATCatgaataataatgaagTAGCCACTTGGTACATTATATGGATAGTAATATTTGTAGTTGTacttttctatattataagaaatagtaatattcttagtcttatttttaaacaacGCAAGCTGCATCTATGA